A window from Candidatus Nitrospira neomarina encodes these proteins:
- a CDS encoding FIST signal transduction protein encodes MMQCHVALSQEAHPEVAAQAVAASVYEALGQAECHLAFVFFSPHYSSDIQRMVEIIHDNLRPQALVGCMGQGVIGGDQEIEEHPGLVLWGLRSTDMRVVPFKLTPNSEGEEASLDGWPVALEAITHPYTFFLFADPFSTPIDELLSLLEEHAPGSSAIGGIASGGMDVGESRLVFNRDIIGSGVVGVAVKGGLEIRTVVSQGCQPIGERYVVTKVDRNVIQELGGIPPLERLETTLKALDEHEQQQAAHGLQVGIAMDEHRPEFGQGDFLIRGLLGADRQSGSLAIADFVQEGQTIQFHVRDAHAASEDFHLLLSKERVTHPDSLPKGALLFSCNGRGRRFFETPHHDVSTLQQQMGTMPIAGFFAGGEIGPVSGKNFLHGYTASMALFYEEMPRSSKMGMVSDTHTSKERGS; translated from the coding sequence ATGATGCAGTGTCACGTTGCCCTTTCCCAAGAAGCTCATCCGGAAGTGGCCGCTCAGGCGGTAGCCGCATCAGTGTATGAGGCATTAGGCCAAGCGGAGTGTCATCTCGCATTTGTCTTTTTTTCTCCCCATTATTCCTCAGACATTCAGCGCATGGTCGAAATCATCCATGATAACCTTCGTCCTCAGGCACTGGTGGGGTGTATGGGGCAAGGGGTAATTGGAGGCGACCAGGAAATTGAAGAACATCCTGGTCTGGTACTCTGGGGCCTGAGAAGCACTGATATGCGAGTGGTGCCCTTCAAGTTAACGCCAAACTCAGAGGGTGAAGAAGCGTCACTAGATGGCTGGCCGGTGGCATTAGAAGCCATCACCCATCCTTACACTTTTTTCCTCTTTGCCGATCCGTTTTCTACCCCCATAGATGAATTATTGTCCCTGTTGGAGGAGCATGCTCCCGGCTCGTCCGCTATTGGAGGAATTGCCAGTGGAGGCATGGATGTCGGGGAAAGCCGCCTGGTCTTTAATCGGGACATTATTGGATCCGGGGTCGTAGGTGTGGCGGTTAAGGGTGGATTGGAAATCCGGACGGTGGTGTCTCAAGGGTGTCAACCTATTGGTGAACGGTATGTTGTGACCAAGGTCGATCGGAATGTCATTCAGGAGCTTGGGGGAATCCCGCCGTTGGAACGGTTGGAAACCACCTTGAAAGCGTTGGATGAACACGAACAACAACAAGCGGCGCACGGGCTGCAAGTGGGCATTGCTATGGATGAGCATCGCCCAGAATTCGGCCAAGGGGACTTTTTGATCCGCGGGCTGTTAGGGGCCGATCGACAATCTGGGAGTCTCGCCATCGCGGATTTTGTCCAGGAGGGCCAGACGATTCAGTTCCATGTTCGGGATGCTCATGCCGCGAGTGAAGATTTTCATTTACTCTTATCCAAGGAGCGAGTGACCCATCCGGACAGTCTGCCTAAGGGCGCGTTGTTATTTAGTTGTAATGGCCGTGGGCGGCGATTTTTCGAAACTCCTCACCATGATGTATCTACTCTGCAACAACAAATGGGGACCATGCCGATAGCGGGGTTCTTTGCGGGTGGAGAAATTGGCCCCGTGAGCGGGAAGAATTTTTTGCATGGCTATACGGCCAGTATGGCGCTGTTTTATGAAGAAATGCCTCGTTCATCAAAAATGGGTATGGTATCGGATACGCACACTAGCAAAGAGAGAGGTTCATGA
- a CDS encoding CBS domain-containing protein, giving the protein MTSRVVTVEMDDPLEVVKDIFKKVPFHHLLVVDNDKLVGIISDRDMLKAVSPFVGTMSETTRDRATLNKRVHQIMSHHPVTVRSSCSLQEAAELMLARGVSCLPITTIGGEVLGVVTWKDVLRAILDSHGFTGNS; this is encoded by the coding sequence ATGACGTCCAGAGTTGTGACCGTTGAGATGGATGATCCACTTGAGGTGGTCAAGGATATCTTCAAGAAAGTCCCCTTTCATCATCTACTCGTCGTGGACAATGACAAGCTAGTGGGAATAATTTCCGACCGGGATATGTTGAAAGCCGTCAGTCCGTTTGTCGGAACGATGTCGGAAACCACCCGGGATCGAGCGACCCTCAATAAACGTGTCCATCAAATTATGTCGCATCATCCGGTGACGGTTCGTTCATCCTGCTCTTTGCAGGAAGCGGCCGAACTAATGTTAGCCCGAGGGGTCTCTTGCCTCCCCATCACGACCATTGGTGGAGAAGTTTTGGGTGTTGTCACGTGGAAAGATGTGTTGAGAGCAATTCTGGATTCCCATGGTTTCACCGGTAATTCATAA
- a CDS encoding TerB family tellurite resistance protein has product MVDKSFILELGKLLIGAAWADGKLSSTEVNGLKELLFQLPDISGEEWMELELYMVSPVSEEERQRLLHRVLGRMGSAEDKALALATLGKLLSSETSGGDQQTEVVQQLRADLEEGSSGFLEHLRRPFRQILNLRGQRYTDEHDRESRLEDFIKNTIYFQVTMELRDRGITFDLPDTEIRKLCLAAGLMARVAGVDHVVDSVETTAMSAVLKRHWALTDEQAQLVAEISHHRIFRGLDSVRLVKRFKELTTRTERKEFLHCLFEVANAAEQTSFEEIEEIRSIAKGMDLSHQDFLDAKLTIPREDRKGL; this is encoded by the coding sequence ATGGTCGATAAAAGCTTTATTCTTGAACTTGGCAAACTTTTGATCGGTGCCGCATGGGCTGATGGGAAACTGTCGTCCACCGAAGTGAACGGATTAAAAGAACTCTTGTTTCAATTGCCGGATATTTCCGGAGAGGAATGGATGGAATTGGAGCTGTATATGGTTTCCCCGGTGAGCGAGGAAGAACGGCAACGTCTTTTACATCGGGTGCTAGGACGTATGGGATCGGCAGAGGATAAAGCTCTGGCTTTAGCGACGCTTGGAAAGCTTCTGTCCTCAGAAACATCCGGTGGGGATCAACAAACAGAAGTGGTCCAACAGCTTAGGGCCGATCTTGAGGAGGGGAGTAGCGGGTTTTTAGAACATCTTCGACGACCATTTCGGCAAATATTGAATCTGCGGGGGCAGCGTTATACCGACGAGCATGATCGTGAAAGTCGATTGGAAGATTTCATTAAAAACACCATTTATTTCCAGGTCACGATGGAATTGCGTGATCGGGGCATCACCTTTGATCTCCCTGATACTGAGATTCGCAAGCTGTGTCTGGCGGCAGGATTGATGGCACGAGTAGCCGGCGTTGATCATGTGGTGGATTCAGTAGAAACCACGGCCATGAGTGCCGTACTTAAACGTCATTGGGCATTAACAGACGAACAGGCGCAACTGGTGGCGGAAATTAGTCATCACCGGATTTTCCGGGGGTTGGATAGCGTACGATTGGTGAAACGTTTTAAGGAATTAACGACGAGGACTGAACGGAAAGAGTTTCTCCATTGTTTATTTGAAGTGGCCAATGCGGCCGAACAGACTTCTTTTGAGGAGATTGAGGAAATTCGAAGCATTGCGAAAGGCATGGATCTCAGTCACCAGGATTTTCTTGATGCCAAGCTGACTATTCCGCGAGAAGATCGCAAGGGACTCTAG
- a CDS encoding SDR family oxidoreductase, translating to MASGDRNSPDLSYGLKNSVQMTHSTLLFGATSILGFNLARLFPGTILPFISPGNSSKSVSEWPVLQLENPDWVERTLAQYQPKVLLYCHAVCDVPKCEADPDWAHEMNVQHLRRVVEKLPAHVRLVYVSSDHVFGGDGEYHEYSPPCPISVYGQTRVNAEKLVLNRHESLVIRTGLAIGPSPNGRTGHLDWLRYRTQQHLPITIVEDESRSVVWVTDLARRVMKFAQSTETGIRHISATRAVSRVELANHLMSILGEPPTFRCESRHQRPAPHLGRVELTSAYEDSLSRPLASVLDG from the coding sequence GTGGCTTCCGGAGATCGCAACAGTCCTGATTTATCCTATGGCCTCAAAAACTCGGTGCAGATGACCCATTCCACGCTCCTCTTCGGCGCGACCTCCATTCTTGGTTTCAACCTGGCCAGATTATTTCCGGGAACCATTCTGCCCTTTATCTCCCCTGGCAATTCTTCGAAATCAGTTAGTGAGTGGCCGGTCCTCCAATTGGAAAATCCAGATTGGGTGGAACGCACCTTGGCTCAGTATCAGCCGAAAGTCCTGTTGTATTGCCATGCGGTGTGTGATGTGCCGAAGTGTGAAGCCGACCCCGATTGGGCTCATGAAATGAATGTCCAACATCTCCGCCGGGTGGTGGAGAAACTACCAGCCCATGTCCGATTGGTGTATGTGTCCTCGGATCATGTTTTTGGCGGGGATGGGGAGTACCATGAATATTCTCCCCCATGTCCCATTAGTGTGTACGGTCAGACCCGTGTCAACGCAGAAAAGCTGGTCTTGAATCGACACGAGTCTCTGGTCATTCGAACGGGTCTGGCGATTGGCCCTTCCCCGAACGGGCGCACAGGGCATTTGGATTGGCTTCGTTACCGCACTCAACAGCATCTACCCATTACCATTGTTGAGGATGAATCTCGCTCAGTTGTATGGGTGACGGATCTGGCCAGACGCGTTATGAAATTCGCACAAAGCACTGAGACAGGCATCCGGCATATTTCCGCCACTCGGGCTGTATCGAGAGTGGAATTGGCCAATCATCTGATGTCGATTTTGGGAGAACCTCCCACTTTCCGTTGCGAGAGCCGTCATCAACGGCCGGCCCCCCATTTGGGCCGGGTGGAATTAACCAGCGCCTATGAAGATAGCCTTTCTCGGCCCTTGGCAAGCGTCCTGGATGGATAA
- a CDS encoding GNAT family N-acetyltransferase — protein MAMSSRVKIRRATISDLNTIVGFNMSLARETENRALDVRILESGIEALLKDSGKGWYAVAEKSLNGGELILVGQILVTFEWSDWRNGNFWWLQSVYVHPDQRQQQIFRQLYEYVQSQAYLNKEPVCGYRLYVEENNHQAQKAYANLGFQETAYHMYEKEFSWTSPSFP, from the coding sequence ATGGCTATGTCATCCCGGGTGAAAATCAGACGGGCAACCATCTCTGATCTGAATACTATTGTAGGTTTCAATATGTCTTTAGCCAGGGAAACTGAAAATCGGGCATTAGATGTGCGGATTCTTGAGTCTGGTATAGAGGCCCTGCTCAAGGATTCTGGTAAGGGATGGTATGCAGTTGCAGAAAAGTCTCTTAATGGTGGCGAACTTATACTGGTTGGGCAGATACTGGTCACCTTTGAGTGGAGCGATTGGCGAAACGGGAATTTTTGGTGGCTTCAAAGTGTGTACGTGCATCCAGATCAGCGTCAACAGCAAATCTTTCGGCAGCTTTATGAGTATGTGCAAAGCCAAGCCTATTTGAACAAGGAACCCGTTTGTGGATATCGCCTCTATGTGGAAGAGAACAATCATCAGGCCCAGAAGGCTTATGCCAATCTAGGATTTCAAGAAACCGCCTACCATATGTATGAAAAAGAGTTTTCCTGGACATCCCCGTCCTTTCCCTAA
- a CDS encoding 2OG-Fe(II) oxygenase produces the protein MDKVSDYIFVTNVIPQHVCQEVLEEIKNKEWKPHTWYNYSADNFKSEPEKELDTLNTTQALQDTLAPFICQSVEEYMMKFARQEDERIKSFIQTFTPIRFNRYRTGTMMRKHYDHIHSIFDGKYKGIPILSFLGVLNEGYEGGEFLFSSDYEVKLKAGDMLVFPSNFMYPHEVKEVTKGERYTFVGWAF, from the coding sequence ATGGATAAGGTATCGGATTATATTTTTGTGACCAACGTGATTCCTCAACATGTCTGCCAGGAAGTTCTAGAGGAAATTAAAAACAAGGAATGGAAGCCCCATACCTGGTATAACTATTCAGCCGATAATTTTAAATCCGAGCCTGAAAAAGAATTAGATACCCTCAATACAACCCAAGCCCTACAGGATACGTTAGCCCCGTTTATTTGCCAATCCGTCGAAGAATATATGATGAAGTTTGCGAGACAAGAAGATGAACGCATCAAAAGTTTTATCCAAACCTTCACGCCCATACGGTTTAACCGGTACCGCACCGGGACCATGATGAGGAAACATTACGATCATATCCATTCGATTTTTGACGGGAAATATAAAGGCATCCCCATCTTGTCCTTTTTAGGGGTGCTGAACGAGGGTTATGAAGGGGGCGAATTTTTATTCTCTTCCGACTATGAGGTGAAACTCAAAGCCGGGGATATGCTCGTCTTTCCCTCGAACTTTATGTATCCACATGAGGTCAAAGAAGTCACGAAAGGGGAACGATACACGTTTGTGGGTTGGGCATTTTAA
- a CDS encoding FKBP-type peptidyl-prolyl cis-trans isomerase has protein sequence MVTTPSGLQYVDLAIGSGREAHAGETAIVHYTGTLTDGKKFDSSKDRNSPFSFRLGAGQVIKGWDEGVEGMKIGGIRKLVIPPQLGYGSRGAGAAVPPNATLIFEVELLDLR, from the coding sequence ATGGTGACCACGCCTTCTGGATTGCAGTATGTCGATCTCGCCATTGGTTCCGGGCGTGAAGCCCATGCGGGAGAAACCGCCATCGTCCATTATACGGGGACACTCACCGACGGAAAAAAATTCGATAGCTCTAAAGATCGTAATTCACCTTTTTCCTTTCGATTAGGGGCGGGCCAGGTGATTAAGGGTTGGGACGAGGGCGTCGAAGGGATGAAAATCGGCGGTATCCGCAAATTGGTCATCCCGCCTCAATTGGGATACGGTTCCCGTGGGGCCGGAGCCGCGGTTCCCCCCAATGCCACTCTCATCTTTGAAGTCGAATTGCTCGATCTGCGTTGA
- a CDS encoding 2OG-Fe(II) oxygenase — protein MKSNFSQFHPDRFSFAEDPVLILEDFWSQEERKVVREAMAQSKWIALADMPPVAQAFPNCGNWQKSDIGHSEATYFIQRVGMSCIAAYVESFPHIKKRHVNFNYYSYGAGDCLPTHDDTDDLYTYAEGRRPPTRRLALVTYFHEEWHPDWGGELILYGPPTNSKKNTSLQVTHCIPPLPGSLVIFAVPRQHRVCRVDILAGDHTRLSIAGWFMTEH, from the coding sequence ATGAAATCCAATTTCTCTCAATTTCATCCTGACCGATTTTCGTTTGCCGAGGATCCGGTGTTGATCCTGGAAGATTTTTGGAGTCAGGAAGAACGGAAGGTTGTTCGGGAAGCCATGGCACAATCAAAATGGATTGCCCTGGCCGATATGCCACCCGTGGCTCAAGCCTTTCCCAATTGCGGAAATTGGCAGAAATCGGACATTGGCCACTCTGAGGCTACTTACTTCATCCAACGGGTCGGAATGTCCTGCATTGCCGCCTATGTTGAATCCTTCCCACACATCAAAAAGCGACATGTTAATTTTAACTATTATTCGTATGGCGCGGGTGATTGTCTCCCAACCCACGACGATACCGACGACCTCTATACCTATGCCGAGGGTCGTCGACCGCCAACTCGTCGTCTCGCCTTGGTCACCTATTTCCATGAGGAGTGGCATCCGGACTGGGGAGGGGAACTTATCTTGTATGGTCCTCCCACGAACTCTAAAAAGAATACGTCATTACAGGTGACACATTGCATTCCTCCATTGCCGGGATCATTGGTCATTTTCGCGGTGCCTCGACAACATCGGGTCTGCCGGGTAGACATTCTTGCAGGAGACCATACACGCCTTTCCATCGCCGGATGGTTCATGACGGAGCATTGA
- a CDS encoding dicarboxylate/amino acid:cation symporter yields the protein MKASSPHHLLIGMLSGIVVGILLGGLAPSIGLSLAFIGDLFLQALFALVVPLVMSSMIVGIASLGDVRQLGSIGLRTILFFMTTTGLAVLVGLILVIVIHPGTPTEQAGPETPTEQTTSLSERIEDKPTTLSDLFKSILSSLVPKNLFAAMAETQILPLIVFALVFGGVLTTIGEKGTLVIRVFEGINEAMMAIVHLLMWIAPVGIGALLAGRLGEAGGFTGFGPQLASLGTYVGTVLLALAIHGLVTLPLSLRFLGQRSVPAYAKAMSTPLMTAFSTSSSSATLPLTMERLIEEAKVSRRVVSFVVPLGATINMNGTALYEAVAAMFIAQTYGIEMGVGETIVVLLTATLSAIGAAGIPEAGLVTMVIVLKAVDLPIEGISLILVVDWFLDRCRTTVNVWGDAVGAAVIDRWESGTKE from the coding sequence ATGAAAGCCTCCAGCCCGCACCATCTGCTCATTGGCATGCTTTCGGGCATTGTCGTCGGCATTCTCCTGGGTGGGCTTGCACCATCCATCGGATTGAGCCTCGCCTTTATCGGTGACCTGTTTTTACAAGCCTTGTTCGCGCTCGTCGTCCCCTTGGTCATGAGCTCAATGATTGTCGGCATTGCCAGCTTAGGCGATGTGCGGCAACTCGGATCTATTGGCCTTCGCACCATCCTATTTTTCATGACCACGACTGGACTGGCGGTGTTGGTCGGCCTGATCTTGGTCATCGTCATTCACCCTGGAACCCCAACCGAACAAGCCGGCCCTGAGACACCAACGGAACAGACCACAAGCCTGTCAGAACGCATAGAAGACAAACCCACGACCCTGAGTGATTTGTTTAAATCCATCCTCTCGAGCTTAGTCCCCAAAAATTTATTCGCAGCCATGGCCGAAACACAAATCTTGCCGTTGATTGTTTTTGCCTTAGTCTTTGGTGGCGTCCTCACCACCATTGGCGAAAAAGGCACGTTAGTCATTCGGGTCTTTGAGGGTATCAACGAGGCTATGATGGCTATCGTCCACCTGCTCATGTGGATCGCCCCGGTAGGCATCGGCGCCTTGTTAGCGGGGCGGTTAGGGGAGGCCGGAGGGTTCACAGGATTCGGGCCCCAATTAGCGAGTTTAGGAACCTATGTAGGTACAGTGCTTCTTGCCTTAGCCATTCATGGCTTGGTCACACTTCCTTTATCTTTACGATTTCTCGGTCAACGTTCCGTTCCAGCTTATGCCAAAGCCATGAGTACCCCACTGATGACCGCCTTCTCAACCAGCTCCAGTTCGGCCACCCTACCCCTCACGATGGAACGCCTGATTGAGGAAGCAAAGGTTTCTCGACGGGTCGTGAGTTTCGTCGTTCCCCTAGGAGCCACCATCAACATGAATGGGACCGCACTCTATGAAGCGGTAGCCGCCATGTTTATCGCACAAACCTATGGAATTGAAATGGGTGTAGGGGAAACCATTGTGGTGTTGCTCACGGCCACCCTCTCTGCGATAGGCGCTGCAGGTATCCCAGAGGCCGGACTCGTAACGATGGTCATTGTGCTCAAAGCCGTGGACCTGCCAATTGAAGGCATTTCCCTGATCTTGGTGGTGGATTGGTTTTTAGATCGTTGCAGGACCACCGTCAACGTCTGGGGCGATGCCGTCGGGGCAGCCGTCATTGATCGCTGGGAATCTGGTACTAAGGAATAA
- a CDS encoding DmpA family aminopeptidase — translation MRFPKLKQGIQAYLVSMLGIGLAWTASAVLANTSATHDLVESRPRVKDLGITIGRYAQGEMNAITDVQGVKVGHVTIHEGEGALLVGQGPVRTGVTVIIPREDVWHHKVPAGAFVLNGTGEMTGLAWVAESGFLEYPIALTNTLNVPRVADGVMSWMIQRYPDIGITDDTLTPVVAECDDSRLNDSQGRHVSPEDVVHALETATRGPVPEGSIGAGTGMVSYQFKGGIGTASRVLPSEDGGYRVGVLVNANHGRRHELTIAGVPVGQVYNTDLPNVSHKDSEESTVSALGKLPGEVPPQRRQDSGSIIIIIATDAPLDARQLSRLSRRATLGLARTGSISHHGSGDFVLAFSTGNVIPHYPEHRTFFMAHLADTHINPLFQATVEATEEAILNALLQATTVTGRDGRRFEAISIERLRSILNAYGRPIE, via the coding sequence ATGCGTTTTCCCAAATTGAAACAAGGCATTCAGGCCTATCTCGTTAGCATGTTAGGAATTGGCTTGGCATGGACTGCCTCTGCAGTATTGGCCAATACCTCTGCTACCCATGATTTAGTAGAATCCCGCCCCCGTGTGAAGGATCTTGGGATCACCATAGGCCGGTATGCTCAGGGGGAAATGAATGCCATCACCGATGTCCAAGGGGTGAAAGTGGGACATGTCACCATTCATGAAGGCGAGGGGGCCTTGCTGGTAGGTCAAGGCCCGGTTCGGACCGGTGTGACCGTTATTATCCCGCGTGAAGATGTTTGGCATCATAAAGTTCCAGCAGGAGCGTTTGTACTAAATGGGACAGGGGAAATGACGGGGTTGGCCTGGGTCGCGGAATCAGGGTTTTTAGAATATCCCATTGCGTTAACGAATACATTGAATGTCCCTCGTGTGGCAGATGGCGTCATGAGTTGGATGATTCAGCGCTATCCCGACATTGGGATAACTGATGATACGCTTACGCCTGTGGTGGCTGAATGCGACGATAGCCGGCTGAATGATAGTCAGGGAAGGCATGTGTCTCCGGAAGATGTGGTTCACGCCCTGGAAACGGCAACAAGAGGTCCTGTTCCAGAGGGGTCCATTGGGGCAGGGACGGGGATGGTGTCCTATCAATTTAAAGGCGGCATTGGTACCGCCTCTCGAGTGCTTCCATCTGAAGATGGAGGATATCGTGTCGGCGTGTTGGTGAATGCTAACCATGGCCGTCGTCATGAACTGACGATCGCAGGAGTGCCGGTGGGCCAAGTTTATAATACGGACCTGCCAAACGTTTCACACAAAGACTCCGAAGAATCGACCGTGTCAGCTCTGGGCAAGCTTCCGGGAGAGGTCCCCCCTCAAAGACGGCAGGACAGCGGGTCCATTATCATCATTATTGCGACGGATGCTCCGCTTGATGCACGCCAACTGTCTAGACTCTCCCGCCGGGCTACCTTGGGATTGGCGCGAACAGGGTCCATCTCCCATCACGGCAGTGGAGATTTTGTCCTGGCGTTTTCTACCGGCAATGTTATTCCTCATTATCCGGAACACCGGACATTTTTTATGGCTCATCTTGCCGATACCCATATCAATCCTTTATTTCAAGCAACGGTGGAGGCCACCGAAGAGGCCATTCTCAACGCCCTGCTGCAAGCCACAACGGTGACAGGAAGGGATGGGCGACGCTTTGAGGCAATCTCTATTGAAAGACTCCGTTCGATTTTAAATGCCTATGGTCGTCCAATTGAGTAA
- a CDS encoding NUDIX hydrolase — translation MSIEHIYAGKVLILNRETVKLPNGQSTQLEVIRHPGASAVVPVKGDGTVILIRQFRHAAGGFIYEIPAGKLHPQEDPLICAARELEEEIGYQAGRLELLTSIWTAPGFTDEVIHIYRGTDLKEGRQNLDHDEVLEVVEWPLEKALAGIQDGTIRDAKTIIGLQLVYLASHPSSV, via the coding sequence TTGTCGATCGAACATATCTACGCCGGAAAAGTCTTAATTCTCAACCGCGAAACGGTGAAATTGCCCAATGGGCAATCCACCCAATTGGAAGTCATTCGCCATCCAGGTGCCTCGGCTGTTGTGCCGGTCAAAGGTGACGGTACGGTTATCCTCATTCGGCAATTTCGCCATGCAGCGGGAGGATTTATTTATGAAATCCCCGCGGGAAAACTACATCCCCAGGAAGACCCGCTCATCTGTGCAGCACGCGAACTGGAGGAAGAGATTGGCTATCAGGCCGGTCGGTTGGAGTTGCTCACCAGTATTTGGACCGCTCCAGGATTTACGGATGAAGTCATCCATATCTATCGGGGAACGGATCTGAAGGAAGGACGCCAGAATTTGGACCACGATGAAGTGTTGGAAGTGGTGGAATGGCCGCTTGAAAAGGCGTTGGCCGGTATTCAGGACGGCACTATTCGCGATGCCAAAACCATCATCGGGTTGCAGCTCGTATATCTAGCCTCCCATCCTTCATCCGTCTAA
- a CDS encoding response regulator, whose protein sequence is MKAKILLLDDNSELCSALRDRLVMEGYDVRTASNGRLGLRLYHESPVDLVITDVLMPEMDGLEVIRELAGTPSPPLIIAMSGGGNRDLEFLVEAAEFGATRTLPKPFLLSDLVSLVKELLSTLPHSST, encoded by the coding sequence GTGAAAGCGAAAATTTTACTTCTAGACGATAACTCCGAATTATGTTCAGCTTTGAGAGATCGGTTGGTAATGGAAGGGTATGACGTTCGGACGGCCTCCAATGGCCGACTAGGATTGAGGCTCTATCATGAGAGTCCTGTTGATCTGGTCATTACAGATGTGCTCATGCCTGAAATGGACGGGCTAGAAGTAATACGGGAACTTGCTGGGACACCTTCACCTCCATTGATAATTGCCATGTCGGGGGGTGGGAACCGTGATTTAGAATTTTTGGTAGAGGCGGCTGAGTTTGGTGCAACCCGCACACTCCCTAAACCCTTTCTCCTGAGTGATCTGGTGAGCCTTGTGAAAGAACTGCTGAGTACCCTGCCCCATTCATCGACATGA
- a CDS encoding response regulator, with product MKKPILLIEDDRPYRQALRLYLESHGFTAKEAEDGREALVLLDGGLDVDIIISDYHMPVINGIDFLKALSYRVKGQDVRVILVSGNMTKEIEKEAKQAGAFALLSKPFDFQELLALVSRAGKQ from the coding sequence ATGAAAAAACCAATTCTATTAATTGAAGACGACCGGCCTTACAGGCAGGCCTTGCGTCTGTATTTGGAGAGTCACGGCTTTACAGCTAAGGAAGCCGAGGATGGTCGGGAGGCCTTAGTCTTGTTGGATGGAGGGCTCGACGTGGATATCATCATATCAGATTATCATATGCCCGTTATCAATGGGATCGATTTTCTCAAAGCCCTGTCCTATCGTGTGAAGGGACAGGATGTGCGAGTCATTCTCGTGAGTGGTAATATGACAAAGGAAATTGAAAAGGAAGCAAAACAAGCAGGGGCTTTTGCTCTTCTGTCAAAACCATTTGATTTTCAAGAGCTTCTGGCGTTGGTGTCCCGGGCAGGTAAACAATAG
- the gcvT gene encoding glycine cleavage system aminomethyltransferase GcvT: MNETPLVSAHRALNAKLVDFAGWLMPIQYTGVLEEYFAVRKSAGFFDVSHMGRIEVSGDQAEAFLQWVSTNDVSRLQKGQAQYGMVCKPSGGILDDVFVYRTGSSTFLVCVNASNREKMLQWFLKHQSEKFPRAMICDQSTELAQIAIQGPASKAIMQNLMGMQIGTLKPRDCLALEGTEFSGLLSRTGYTGELGYEWYVPAAHAASAWDRLLKAGAEFEAKPAGLGARDLLRLDVGYLLYGNDMDENTSPLEANAEWVVAWDKGEFQGHPALRKQQKDGLTRQLAAFEMVERGIPRHDMAIFSNGQLLGKVTSGNFSPILQKGIGLGYVPPALCKEGMSLDIDIRGKRVQARIVTPPFYKRPKS; this comes from the coding sequence ATGAACGAAACCCCTCTCGTTTCCGCCCATCGTGCGCTCAATGCCAAGCTGGTGGATTTCGCCGGCTGGCTCATGCCTATTCAATATACTGGTGTTCTTGAGGAATATTTTGCGGTCAGGAAATCGGCTGGTTTCTTCGATGTCAGTCACATGGGACGCATCGAAGTATCAGGAGACCAGGCAGAAGCGTTTCTTCAATGGGTCAGTACCAATGACGTCAGTCGCCTCCAGAAAGGGCAGGCTCAATATGGCATGGTCTGCAAACCTTCTGGAGGCATTCTCGATGACGTGTTTGTTTATAGAACCGGGTCCTCCACGTTTTTGGTTTGCGTCAATGCCTCCAATCGGGAAAAGATGCTTCAATGGTTCTTGAAGCATCAGTCGGAAAAATTTCCGCGGGCGATGATTTGTGATCAATCAACAGAGTTGGCCCAAATTGCCATTCAAGGGCCCGCATCAAAAGCCATCATGCAAAACCTCATGGGGATGCAAATCGGAACCCTGAAGCCCAGGGATTGTTTGGCGCTGGAGGGCACGGAGTTTTCCGGCTTGCTTAGTCGAACCGGATATACCGGAGAGCTTGGATATGAGTGGTATGTGCCTGCGGCGCACGCGGCCTCCGCGTGGGATCGACTATTGAAGGCCGGAGCCGAATTCGAAGCCAAGCCCGCAGGGCTAGGGGCGCGGGATCTTTTGCGGTTGGACGTGGGCTACTTGCTGTATGGCAACGATATGGATGAGAACACATCCCCGCTGGAAGCCAATGCCGAGTGGGTAGTGGCCTGGGATAAAGGCGAGTTTCAAGGGCACCCTGCGCTACGCAAACAACAGAAGGATGGTCTCACTCGTCAGCTTGCTGCCTTTGAAATGGTGGAACGCGGTATTCCCCGCCACGACATGGCTATTTTCAGCAATGGACAATTGTTGGGTAAAGTCACCAGTGGAAATTTTTCGCCTATTCTGCAAAAAGGGATCGGCTTAGGATATGTGCCCCCTGCACTGTGCAAGGAAGGCATGTCGCTTGACATCGACATTCGTGGCAAACGGGTACAGGCCAGGATTGTCACGCCTCCGTTTTACAAACGTCCAAAATCTTAA